DNA sequence from the Actinomycetota bacterium genome:
GCACGCCTCCGGCCCGCACCAGGAACCGGGGCGTGAGGTCGCCGGCCAGGAAGGCATTCACGGTCACCATCAGGGTGATCAGGGAAACCACCGTGACGATGAACAGGTTGACGTAGACGAAAGCACTCCGAAGGGTAGACAACTGGTCCAGCTCGCCGCTTTTGATGCGCCGGCGGATCAGCACACTCAGGTAAACGAAGATCGGGAAGGCGACGATGGCCATCGACACCCCTCCTCGCACTGCGCCGCCGTCGGCCCCGGAGTTGAAGGTTTCGAACTCGTCGGGGAACCAGTACTCTGCCAGCCCCCAGATCAGCACCAGGACGCCGATCGCAGAGATGTAGAGGGTGGCCGCGGCCAGCAGGTGCAGGAAGATGTCTTTCGGCGAGATGGGGCTGCCGCTGTCGATGCCGGATTCCCGGCTGCGGTTCACGGACACCACCACGACGGTCACCACCACGCCGACGAGGATCAGCGGGATCAGCAGCCCGAACAGGCCGATCACGCTTCGGTCTCGCCTTCCGGGGCGCCCGGCGGAGCGCTGGCTCCGGCCGTCGCCAGAACCTTAGGCTCCTTGAGGTCCGACAGGTAGTAAAAGAAGACGAAGCCGGCGATCAGGAGGATGCCTATCCCCCGGACCGCAAATCGGGCGGTCAGGTCGCCGCCGAGGAAGAAGTAGATGACGGTGATCAGGTCGATGATCGTGGTGATCGCCAGCAGGAACAGGGTCAGGTAGGTCAGGACCTTCTTCAGCATCGACCGCTCGGTCACCTCGGGGGTCTCGACGGTCCGGTCGATCAGCCGGTTCAGGTAGAGGAACAGCGGGAAGGCGACCACCAGCATTGCGATGCCGGACCGGATCGGCCCCCTGCTGACATAGGTCTCGAGCGGGTCCTGGAACCAGTGGTCGGCGAGTCCCCAGGTCAGCAGGCCGGCGCCGAAGGCGCTGAGGTACAGCGTGAGGAAGTTCAGAAGGTAGACAAAAACGTTGCGTGGGCCATTGTCTGGCACCGATTTTTCTCCTGATAGGGCTCCCCTCAGTTTACTCCAGGTTTACCCGCGAAAAAGCGCGGGCCCGGAGGCCCGCGCTTCTCGAAGATCGGCGGGATTTAGCCCTTCTCTACCGGCACTCCAACCAGGGAGCCGTACTCGGTCCATGAGCCGTCGTAGTTCTTGACGTTCTCGAACCCGAGCAGCTCACGCAGCACGAACCAGGAGTGCGAGGAGCGCTCGCCGATCCGGCAGTAGGCGATGACCTCGGGCAGGTCGGAGGTGATGCCCTCGTTCTTGTAGAGCTCGATCAGCTCGTCGGCCGACTTGAACGAGCCGTCGTCGCGAGCCGCCTTGGCCCAGGTGATGTTGGCGGCGCCGGGGATGTGGCCCGGAACCTGTGCCTGCTCCTGGGGAAGGTGCGGGGGAGCGAGCAGCTCGCCGCGGTACTCCTCGGGGGAGCGGACGTCGACGAAGGCGCCCTTGTTCTCGACCGCCTTGATGACCTCGTCGCGCATCGACCGCAGCTCCTCACGGGTGCCGGCGACCTTGGCCGGGTTGGAGGCAGGGGTCGGCGTGACCGCCTCGGTCTGCAGCTCACGACCCTCCAGCTCCCACTTCTTGCGCCCGCCGTTCAGGACCTTGACGTTGTCGAAACCGCGGTACTTCAGGACCCAGTAGGCGTAGCAGGCGAACCAGTTGTTGTTGCCTGCGTAGAGGACGACGGTGTCGCCCTCGTTGACGCCGGAGCGGGCCAGCAGCTTGGCGACGCCGTCCGAGTCGATGAACTCACGACGGGGCAGGTCGTGCAGGTCCGACGCCCAGTCCCACGAGATCGCTCCCGGGATGTGGCTCTTCTGGTACAGGCTGGTGTCCTCGTCGACTTCGACCAGAACCGTGCCTTCTTTGCTGCCGCCCCAACTTGCTACCTCGTCGGTTTCGACAAGCACATCCTTTGCGTACTCCGCCATCTAACTTCTCCCTTTCTCAACACTCACACCATTTGTGGACCTTCTACGGATGACCTCTCTGCAGACCGGGTCACCCCGTGCTACCGATGCTTCTGTTTCAACCTCGCTCGGGTGCCCCAGCGCCGCCATCGCGCCCTCCTTGAGGGCGGGGTCGATGAGGATCACCAGGTCCGAGTGCTCCAGCGCAATGTCCCGGAAGGGACAGTCCGGAGTTTCAATCTCTGCGTAGTCGTGTTCGAGCCGGACGACGTCGGTGAGCGGCGAGAAGCGCCGCAGTTCCTGTACCAGCGCCCCCACCGCAGCGGCAAAGTCCAGCCCCCCGGCCCGGTACCCGAGCATCAGCTTGCGGCCCTCGTCCCGGGCGACCTGCTCCGCCAGGGCGTAGACCTCCTCGCTGTCGATCTTGCCCGCCAGCCGCACGAAGATCTGGGCGATCAGCCGGTACGGGTTCGGGGCCGCCGCCCGGGCCTCGGCGACCGCCGGTATGAGCTCGGGCACGATCACCTGAGGACCGGCCTCGCCCGCCGGGGGCGACACCTCCCAGTCCTCGAGGTTGCCCATCTCGCCTTCCCAGGTGAAGTAGACCTTCGATGGGCGACCCTTTCCCTTTCGTCGAATCCCGGTGGCCAGGAAACCGGCCTCGACCAGCAGGTCGAGGTGGGCCCGTGCCACGTTGGCGTGCAGCGAGAACTCGTCGGCAACCTCCTTGGCGGTCAACGACCCCGCACGCAGAAGGTGGCCCAGAATTGCCGAACGGGTAGGAAGGGCTAAAGCCTTCGCTGCCTTGACCGATTGATCGTCACCGACCGGCATTGGTTGATCTCCCCTCGCTCACTCGAACACTCTAAGGCTATTTTATATAGTTTGCACAGTGAAAAAGAACTAATAGGGTAAATGCGGATTTTCAGCGTGAGGAGCCCGGAAAAACAAATCGCCGGGGGAGCCTGTGACGGGCTCTCCCCCGGCGAAGTGCTACATCGGTGGGACGGTCTACGAGCGCTTGGCGTCTCCTGCACACTCGCATAGGCCGAACTTGCGGTAGAAGTCGTGAAGAGTGGTGGCCAGGGGCGTGGCCGGATTGCATCCGGAGGACGACTGGTCCTTGTCGATCCTGGTTGAGATCTCTTTACGGATCTGGGTGTTGTGCCTGCTCATCAGGGGTTTCTCCGGTTCGTGATCAGGTAGCAAGTGGACCTTGCTCCCCTACGACGTAGGAAACCTTGATTCGCTACCGTTGCCAAGGGAGTTTGCACCCCACTTTGTGTGGTGCTAGCCCTACTTTTGCCGCTCAGTCCGGCGCCTTGTCGAGACCCCTCTGAATGGCGTACCGCATAAGCTCGTATCGCTTGTGAAGCTGCAGCTTCGCCAGGATGTTCTGGACGTGATTTTGCACCGTCTTGATCGACAGGAACAGCTTTTCGGCGATCTCCCGGTAGGTGTAGCCCTTTGCGACCAGGACCAGCACCTCGTTCTCCCGGGCGGTCAGGCTGGGCTCGGCCGGGTTCTTCGAAGCCATGCGGCGGAACTCCTGCAGGACCATGCCGGCGAGCGAGGGGCTGAAGACCGACTCCCCGGCGCTCACCCGGCGGACTGCGTCGATCACGTCCTCGGTCCGCGTGCTCTTCAGCAGGTAGCCGCAGGCGCCAGCCTTGACCGCCTCCATGACGTCGAACTCCTCGCCGGAGGCGGAGAGGATGAGGACCTTGGCGTGAGGAGAGTCCTCGACGATGCGCCGGGTCGCCTCGACGCCGTTCACCGTGGGCAGCTGGAGGTCCATGAGGACCACCTCGGGCATCTCTTCGCGGGCCTTCGTGATGGCCTCGCCGCCGTCGGAGGCCTCGGCGACGACGACGGCCTCCCCGTTGCGCTCCAGGTCCGCCCGCAGGCCGTCACGCCAGACCGGGTGGTCGTCCACGACCATCACCCGGATCGGTTCGGTCACTGAGCCACCTGCGATCCCGAAGGCACCTGGAACTCGATCTCGGTCCCCGCCCCCGGCCTGGATTCGACCTTCATCTGGCCTCCCAATGCTTCGATACGTCCCCTCATGCTATTCAACACGCCGAATTTTCCTTCCGCCCGGAACCGGGCCTCGTCGAATTCGAACCCCACGCCGTCGTCCCTCACAGTCACCTGCACCAGGCCGTCCTGCTCGTCGGCGAAGATCGCTGCCTTGGTCGCCCTCGCATGCTCTACGACGTTCGCCAGCGCCTCCTTCACCGCAGCCACGAGCTCCTCGAGCGTCTCTCCGGACAGCCACACCGGCCCGACCGAGCTGACGCTGACGTTGAGCTCCCGGACGTTCCGGGCGGCGACCTCCAGCGCGGTGCGGAGCGAGGCCTCCCCCAGCGGGCCCTTCTCCGGTTCCCGCATTATCAGGCCGCGGAGCGCCGCCTCCTGGTCCCGGGCCATCTCGGCCAGCTCCATAACCTGAGCCGAGGACGGGGAACCGGTCTCTGCCAGCTGCTTTCCCCTCTTGTGGATCAGAGCGAGCACCTGGAGCACCGAGTCGTGGATCTCCCGGGCCATCGACTCCCGCTCCGCCAGCCGGGCCTCCCGCTCCCGCAGTGCGATTGCCTCGGCGGTCGCCCTGTTGACCTCGTCCGCGGACCGTTGAAGGAGGTTCGAGACGATGCCAAACAGCAGCCCAAGAAGCACATAGCCGACTGCCGGAGGCCAGGAACGCTGCAAGACGACCGCGGTGAGCGGAATGCCGTTGATGTCGCGGACGAGGATGGAGCACGTTCCCATCAGGATTCCGGCGATACCTCCGGCGATCGGTCCGTAGGCAGACCCGGCCGTGAGTACGGTCGCAAAGGGGTAGGTGAGCGCCAGCAGGGATGGCCCCGTGCCGACGAGACGGTCGGGCATCACCATCCCCGAGATGAGGAATAGGGCCGCGCACACAGCGAAGTCGGCCGCCAGCACCCTGCCCCGTATCGGCATGCCTCGCTTGGTCAAAAAGACGTTCCACGCCCCCACCACCACCAGGGCCGAAGCGCCCAGAGCCGGGTTATTGCCGACCGTCAGGTCGTGATCGAGAACGAAGTTGACGACCATCGACGCCAGGGCGACCCATCGGAAGACGAGCAGGGCTCGCTCGATGGAACCCACAGCCCTAGCGGACGCAGGGCGACCAGCCGGCATCGATCCGGAATCGGACACATCCGCATTGCATACCTGAAGCCGCCGGCAGTCAATGCTTGCCCGCCCCAATGAGGCGATGAGGAAGCAGGTCGGCCTAAAGTACCCAGAGAACCGGGCGCGTCGAATCCGCCTGGTTGGTGCGGGTGGTGCTCTTTAGGCTGACAAGCCCGCCGGCTGGGGTTCTTTGGCGACGCCGCGCATCACGCTGGCGATAGAGCACCGGCACTCGGGCTCACCGTCGGCGGCACGGGACCACAGCAAAGAGCCGCAGACCAGGCACTGGGACAACCGTTCGGGGTCCCTGCGGCCGCTCACAGCGCAATCGGCGCGCGGAAACTCCAGGATGCCCATTCGTATAGGTAGCATGCGAAGGTGCTACCCAGGGCCTCCGGCCCGGAAACACGAATTCCTAAATTAGGTAAGAGGGAGCAGTTGGCCGACATTCCAGAAGCCGTCCGCCGGATCGACGCCTACCAGCAGCGCCACGAGTGGCTGGCGTTCCCGGTGGCGGTGGTTCGCAAGTTCCAGGACGACCACGCAGGTTACCTGTCGACGCTGGTTGCCTACTACGCATTCTTTTCGCTGTTCCCGCTCCTGCTGGTTCTGGTCAGTGTCCTGGGGTTCATCCTCGGCAACAACTCCGACCTTCGCGAGCAGATCATCACGGCGCTTCTGACCCAGATCCCGGTGATCGGCAACCAGGTGAACAAGTCGATCTCCGAAATCCGCGGAAGCGGGGTGGCCCTCGGCCTGGGCGTCGCCGGCACGCTGCTCGCCGGGACCTCGGTCATCCGGGCTCTGCAGCATGGGATGAACGAGGTTTGGGGCGTACCGGATCACCACCGGCCCAACGTGCTGGTCTCCCGCCTCCAAGCCCTGGCGTTCCTTGCGCTACTGGGTACCGGTGTGGTCGCCTCCACCTTCGTGGCCGGCATCGGGGGAACCAGCGGAGGCTTCCTCCCGCTCGGGCTCCGGGTGGGGGGCGTCGCCACGTCGGTCGCCCTGAACTTCGGCATGTTCCTGGTGGCGTTCCGGTTTCTCACCACGGCCCCGATAACCGTTGGCCAGGTCTGGCCCGGAGCGGTGGTCGCGGCCTGCGGCTGGGCGGCCATGCAGACCCTGGGCGGGTTCGTGATCCGCACGCTGCTTCCCCGGGCGACGGTGCTCTACGGGTTCTTCGCCATCGTGCTGGGGTTGATGGCGTGGCTGTTCGTCGGGTCGAACATCACGCTGCTGGCGGCCGAGGTGAACGTCGTCCGGTCCCGGCGGCTGTGGCCCGCTCCAATCGATCAGTCGACCGAACCGGCACCCGATGACGAAATAGGTACATCCGCCGGCGAAAATAGGGCCGACTAACCTGTCAATTCCAATCCCGGAGAACTATTTTGAGTACACACAGTTCGGGAGGCGAAAATGTTCACCGAATGGCCAGGCATCGAGCCCGAGCAGGACAACCCACTCCTCCAGATCGCGGAACAAAATCTGATGGAGTTCCTTCGAAGCATCTACATCCAGGACGCCGCCAACTCACCCACAGAGCCCAAGATCGGTCCCCCGCCGCTGATCTGCAGTAACTGACCGCAGGCTGGAAACCTTAAGGCCGGACCTGCTCCCCTCATCCAGGGAGAGCAGGCCGCCG
Encoded proteins:
- a CDS encoding helix-turn-helix domain-containing protein encodes the protein MPVGDDQSVKAAKALALPTRSAILGHLLRAGSLTAKEVADEFSLHANVARAHLDLLVEAGFLATGIRRKGKGRPSKVYFTWEGEMGNLEDWEVSPPAGEAGPQVIVPELIPAVAEARAAAPNPYRLIAQIFVRLAGKIDSEEVYALAEQVARDEGRKLMLGYRAGGLDFAAAVGALVQELRRFSPLTDVVRLEHDYAEIETPDCPFRDIALEHSDLVILIDPALKEGAMAALGHPSEVETEASVARGDPVCREVIRRRSTNGVSVEKGRS
- a CDS encoding DUF5671 domain-containing protein, with the protein product MIGLFGLLIPLILVGVVVTVVVVSVNRSRESGIDSGSPISPKDIFLHLLAAATLYISAIGVLVLIWGLAEYWFPDEFETFNSGADGGAVRGGVSMAIVAFPIFVYLSVLIRRRIKSGELDQLSTLRSAFVYVNLFIVTVVSLITLMVTVNAFLAGDLTPRFLVRAGGVLGIVGLIYLYYRSELEAIPGRRVIEPESEPEVSK
- a CDS encoding sulfurtransferase: MAEYAKDVLVETDEVASWGGSKEGTVLVEVDEDTSLYQKSHIPGAISWDWASDLHDLPRREFIDSDGVAKLLARSGVNEGDTVVLYAGNNNWFACYAYWVLKYRGFDNVKVLNGGRKKWELEGRELQTEAVTPTPASNPAKVAGTREELRSMRDEVIKAVENKGAFVDVRSPEEYRGELLAPPHLPQEQAQVPGHIPGAANITWAKAARDDGSFKSADELIELYKNEGITSDLPEVIAYCRIGERSSHSWFVLRELLGFENVKNYDGSWTEYGSLVGVPVEKG
- a CDS encoding YihY/virulence factor BrkB family protein, which translates into the protein MADIPEAVRRIDAYQQRHEWLAFPVAVVRKFQDDHAGYLSTLVAYYAFFSLFPLLLVLVSVLGFILGNNSDLREQIITALLTQIPVIGNQVNKSISEIRGSGVALGLGVAGTLLAGTSVIRALQHGMNEVWGVPDHHRPNVLVSRLQALAFLALLGTGVVASTFVAGIGGTSGGFLPLGLRVGGVATSVALNFGMFLVAFRFLTTAPITVGQVWPGAVVAACGWAAMQTLGGFVIRTLLPRATVLYGFFAIVLGLMAWLFVGSNITLLAAEVNVVRSRRLWPAPIDQSTEPAPDDEIGTSAGENRAD
- a CDS encoding response regulator transcription factor, with translation MTEPIRVMVVDDHPVWRDGLRADLERNGEAVVVAEASDGGEAITKAREEMPEVVLMDLQLPTVNGVEATRRIVEDSPHAKVLILSASGEEFDVMEAVKAGACGYLLKSTRTEDVIDAVRRVSAGESVFSPSLAGMVLQEFRRMASKNPAEPSLTARENEVLVLVAKGYTYREIAEKLFLSIKTVQNHVQNILAKLQLHKRYELMRYAIQRGLDKAPD
- a CDS encoding ATP-binding protein, with the protein product MGSIERALLVFRWVALASMVVNFVLDHDLTVGNNPALGASALVVVGAWNVFLTKRGMPIRGRVLAADFAVCAALFLISGMVMPDRLVGTGPSLLALTYPFATVLTAGSAYGPIAGGIAGILMGTCSILVRDINGIPLTAVVLQRSWPPAVGYVLLGLLFGIVSNLLQRSADEVNRATAEAIALREREARLAERESMAREIHDSVLQVLALIHKRGKQLAETGSPSSAQVMELAEMARDQEAALRGLIMREPEKGPLGEASLRTALEVAARNVRELNVSVSSVGPVWLSGETLEELVAAVKEALANVVEHARATKAAIFADEQDGLVQVTVRDDGVGFEFDEARFRAEGKFGVLNSMRGRIEALGGQMKVESRPGAGTEIEFQVPSGSQVAQ
- a CDS encoding DUF5671 domain-containing protein translates to MPDNGPRNVFVYLLNFLTLYLSAFGAGLLTWGLADHWFQDPLETYVSRGPIRSGIAMLVVAFPLFLYLNRLIDRTVETPEVTERSMLKKVLTYLTLFLLAITTIIDLITVIYFFLGGDLTARFAVRGIGILLIAGFVFFYYLSDLKEPKVLATAGASAPPGAPEGETEA